A genomic region of Chitinophagaceae bacterium contains the following coding sequences:
- a CDS encoding NAD-dependent epimerase/dehydratase family protein yields the protein MSKKPEITIIGLGWLGTQIAQNLIARNYTVKGSCTSDEKANYLNNHGINASVLDFKNDILSSLQDLLVTDVLIFTIPPQNKKNGAPQLSTILNTILQHASFSKKIKWIVFMSSTSVYGNMQTEVDENTECKPETENAKEIYKAEKLLLNIETPASILRLAGLCGPERMPGRFMAGKTDLADPEKAINLIHSFDIIEILNQLLTKEIYQNTVFNICADEHPKRKDFYEFAARHQGFKAPEFKPDTFDFGKKVLNSKIKNTLDYTFHYPSPYDFFKT from the coding sequence ATGAGCAAAAAACCGGAAATTACAATTATCGGCCTTGGGTGGCTGGGTACGCAAATTGCTCAAAATTTAATTGCTCGAAATTACACAGTCAAAGGCAGTTGCACTTCTGATGAAAAAGCAAACTATCTCAATAATCATGGTATAAATGCTTCTGTATTAGATTTTAAAAATGATATTTTATCAAGTCTGCAAGATTTGCTTGTCACAGATGTATTAATCTTTACTATACCCCCACAAAATAAGAAAAATGGAGCCCCGCAACTTTCAACTATTTTAAATACAATTTTACAGCACGCATCTTTTTCTAAAAAAATTAAATGGATTGTATTTATGTCCTCAACTTCAGTATATGGAAACATGCAAACTGAAGTGGATGAGAATACAGAATGTAAACCTGAAACCGAGAATGCAAAAGAAATTTATAAAGCAGAAAAGCTTTTGCTCAATATTGAAACCCCTGCAAGTATTCTCAGATTAGCCGGTCTCTGCGGACCGGAAAGAATGCCCGGTAGATTTATGGCAGGAAAAACAGACCTCGCAGATCCTGAAAAAGCAATAAATCTTATTCACAGCTTCGATATAATTGAAATTCTAAATCAGCTATTGACAAAAGAAATATATCAAAATACTGTTTTTAATATTTGTGCTGATGAACACCCGAAAAGAAAAGATTTTTATGAATTTGCAGCTCGTCATCAGGGATTTAAAGCTCCTGAATTTAAACCGGACACTTTTGATTTCGGAAAAAAAGTATTAAATTCAAAAATTAAAAACACATTAGATTATACATTTCACTACCCATCACCTTATGATTTTTTTAAAACATAA
- a CDS encoding XRE family transcriptional regulator, protein MAAHGLSPSVFADKIGIQRSSVSHILSGRNKPGLDMIIKIIAAFPDVDAEWLLLGHKKPEKELSPSSTPPDEPKEEKTAENIPEEAEVPKPAKPHIEANTSKKIVKTILFYSDGTFESFFPGN, encoded by the coding sequence ATGGCTGCACATGGATTAAGTCCATCCGTATTTGCAGACAAAATTGGTATACAGCGATCCTCTGTTTCGCATATTTTATCGGGAAGAAATAAGCCCGGATTAGATATGATTATTAAAATAATTGCTGCTTTTCCGGATGTAGATGCTGAATGGTTATTACTGGGACATAAAAAGCCTGAAAAAGAATTGTCACCTTCCTCTACCCCACCGGATGAACCCAAAGAAGAAAAAACAGCTGAAAATATTCCTGAAGAAGCTGAAGTTCCAAAACCGGCTAAACCGCATATTGAAGCGAATACTTCAAAAAAAATTGTGAAGACGATTCTTTTTTATAGTGATGGTACTTTTGAATCTTTTTTTCCGGGAAATTAA
- a CDS encoding DinB family protein: MKTNTNKAELLKNLSEGFNSIKNFTEKELTKLNENQINWKETPKKWSIGECIFHLLVSGGDYLIEIENKRNKGVFKSEKDESKAITSGLRGKLLLYFVKPETRNIKIPAPPKMKPVKNKVYTPDIVLEFIQLLDNFLKEIEYCKQIDINTKAIVSPVSSIIRLNLADTLLINEAHFQRHLLQMQSVIYNSNFPKT, from the coding sequence ATGAAAACTAATACAAACAAAGCTGAATTGCTTAAAAACCTGTCTGAAGGATTTAATTCTATTAAAAATTTTACTGAAAAGGAACTCACTAAACTCAATGAGAATCAGATTAATTGGAAAGAAACCCCTAAAAAGTGGTCAATTGGTGAATGTATTTTCCACCTGTTAGTTTCCGGTGGTGACTATTTGATTGAAATTGAAAATAAACGAAACAAAGGAGTATTTAAAAGCGAAAAGGATGAAAGTAAAGCTATCACATCAGGTTTGAGAGGCAAACTGTTACTTTACTTTGTGAAACCGGAAACCAGAAATATAAAAATTCCGGCTCCACCAAAAATGAAACCGGTTAAAAACAAAGTCTATACTCCGGATATAGTTTTAGAGTTTATTCAGCTTTTAGATAATTTCTTAAAAGAGATTGAATATTGTAAACAAATTGATATAAATACCAAAGCAATAGTTTCTCCGGTCTCATCTATTATTCGTCTAAATCTGGCAGATACCCTTCTGATTAACGAAGCACATTTTCAAAGACACTTGTTACAGATGCAATCGGTTATTTACAATAGTAACTTTCCTAAAACATAG
- a CDS encoding YqgE/AlgH family protein — MKQSASTGDLLIAEPFMQDANFKRKVILLSEVHENGAVGFILNKPIPLPFNDLVEGFDEFNPTVYLGGPVQHDTLHYIHSKGDLIAESKEITTGLFWGGNFEQIKTLINQQLISQKDIKFFLGYSGWDSGQLNEEVEDNAWVITNAKSEFVMEQDTENLWRDCLIDLGGEFANMANYPENPQLN; from the coding sequence ATGAAGCAATCAGCTTCAACGGGAGATTTATTAATAGCAGAACCTTTTATGCAGGATGCAAATTTCAAGAGAAAGGTCATTTTGCTGAGTGAAGTGCATGAAAACGGAGCTGTTGGCTTTATTCTTAATAAACCAATCCCCCTACCCTTCAATGATTTAGTGGAAGGTTTTGATGAGTTTAATCCAACGGTATATTTAGGTGGTCCGGTTCAGCATGATACCTTACATTATATACATTCAAAAGGGGATTTAATTGCAGAGAGCAAAGAAATTACTACCGGTCTATTTTGGGGTGGAAACTTCGAACAGATAAAAACGCTTATCAACCAACAATTGATAAGTCAAAAAGATATAAAATTTTTTCTTGGTTATTCCGGTTGGGATAGCGGCCAACTCAATGAGGAAGTTGAAGATAATGCCTGGGTAATTACCAATGCCAAAAGTGAATTTGTAATGGAACAGGATACTGAAAACTTATGGCGCGATTGCCTCATAGATCTTGGTGGTGAATTTGCTAATATGGCTAATTATCCGGAAAACCCACAATTAAATTAA
- a CDS encoding threonylcarbamoyl-AMP synthase, producing MLLNINQDNPDKRKVDQITKCLENGGIIVYPTDTLYTIGCSIFNSKAMERIRQIKGLENGEAHFSLVCHDLSQISEFTAPFSKPIYKMMKRLIPGPYTFILKANKNVPKLFKFKKDTVGIRVPDNNIPRSIVESLGHPITSTSIHHDDKVLEYMTDPEMIYEKYHKLVDIVVDGGFGDNEPSTVLDMTSEDVEVIREGKGMLEV from the coding sequence ATGTTACTCAATATCAATCAGGACAACCCGGATAAAAGAAAAGTTGACCAAATTACTAAATGCCTTGAAAATGGCGGAATCATAGTGTACCCAACTGATACTTTATACACCATTGGTTGCAGCATTTTTAACAGCAAAGCCATGGAAAGAATACGACAAATTAAAGGACTTGAAAATGGTGAAGCACATTTTTCTTTAGTTTGCCATGATTTAAGTCAGATTTCTGAATTTACCGCTCCTTTTAGCAAGCCTATTTATAAAATGATGAAAAGGCTTATACCCGGTCCTTATACTTTCATTTTAAAAGCAAACAAAAATGTACCAAAGCTTTTTAAGTTTAAAAAAGACACCGTAGGCATCAGAGTGCCTGATAATAATATTCCAAGATCAATAGTTGAGAGCTTAGGACATCCTATCACCTCTACTTCTATTCATCATGACGATAAGGTATTAGAATATATGACCGATCCGGAAATGATTTATGAAAAATATCACAAATTAGTTGATATAGTTGTGGACGGTGGATTTGGCGACAATGAACCATCTACAGTATTGGATATGACCTCCGAGGACGTCGAAGTTATACGTGAAGGAAAGGGAATGTTAGAGGTTTAA
- a CDS encoding DUF4442 domain-containing protein yields the protein MQTKLENHRLESISAEYDLLETEREKLRKRLKNNFLLKFFFLAKLPLALLTGLRVKTLNKETGEVTIPYKYLNKNPFKSTYFAALAMAAEMSTGIMVLIALHKCKPSVSMLVVDLRCKFVKKATTKVTFTCNEGNNIKEAVLKTLDSGESVELIQQTTGRDLDGNVVAEFEITWSFRARKK from the coding sequence ATGCAAACTAAGTTAGAAAATCATCGACTTGAAAGTATTTCAGCTGAGTATGACTTACTGGAAACTGAAAGAGAAAAACTCCGTAAACGGTTAAAAAATAACTTTTTATTGAAGTTTTTCTTTTTAGCAAAGCTTCCATTGGCTTTATTAACCGGTTTGCGTGTAAAAACTTTAAACAAGGAAACCGGCGAAGTTACCATACCTTATAAGTATTTAAATAAAAATCCTTTTAAATCTACTTATTTTGCTGCTTTAGCCATGGCAGCAGAAATGAGCACAGGAATTATGGTGCTTATTGCATTACATAAATGCAAACCCTCTGTTTCAATGCTGGTAGTTGATCTGAGGTGCAAATTTGTTAAAAAGGCCACTACTAAAGTCACCTTTACCTGTAACGAAGGCAATAATATCAAAGAAGCTGTTCTCAAAACCTTAGATAGCGGTGAATCTGTTGAGCTTATTCAACAAACTACAGGAAGAGACTTAGATGGCAATGTGGTGGCAGAATTTGAAATAACCTGGTCTTTCAGAGCCAGGAAAAAGTAA